A single genomic interval of Streptomyces graminofaciens harbors:
- the polX gene encoding DNA polymerase/3'-5' exonuclease PolX → MARSNDEIAELFQEYADLISITGGDAFRVRVYEKAARSIGGHHADVSTLDVKGLTEIPNVGRSTAEKIVEYLRSGQVSAIEELRARIPAGVRRLTAIPTLGPKKALTLYEELGISSVDELTDAIHEERLRDLKGFGPKTEENILHGIGLLKSAGDRVRLDTAMDLAEDIVAELSRVTGCRRCAYAGSLRRLRETIGDIDILVAAKRSAPFMRAFTELPYVTEVIAHGETKTSVRTGNGLAVDLRVVPPDSWGAGLLYFTGAKAHNIRIRDMAVRQGLKLSEYGLFDVESGEKIVSATEEDVYARLGLPWIPPTLREDRGEIEAGLRDELPDLITETDIRGDLHTHTDLTDGLAPLEEMAAAAAERGYAYYAITDHGPNLYMQQMTDERMLAQRARVRELDGALRARGGRRGMRLLHGAELNIDPDGDVDWPEEFLAGFDLCVASVHSHFNQGREALTRRLVRACENPYVNIIGHPTTRLIGRRPGIDADLDEVFAACARTGTALEINAHPDRLDLSDEHILRAGRHGVRFAVDTDAHSVLHLANLRYGVGTAQRGWLTKGDVINTWPETRLRRFLRKGRPG, encoded by the coding sequence ATGGCTCGGTCCAACGACGAGATCGCCGAGCTGTTCCAGGAATACGCGGATCTGATCTCGATCACGGGAGGAGACGCGTTCCGGGTACGCGTCTACGAGAAGGCCGCCCGCTCGATCGGCGGCCACCACGCCGATGTGTCCACGCTCGACGTCAAGGGCCTCACGGAGATCCCCAACGTCGGCAGATCGACCGCGGAGAAGATCGTCGAGTACCTCCGCAGCGGCCAGGTGTCCGCGATCGAGGAACTGCGGGCAAGGATCCCGGCCGGCGTCCGACGACTGACGGCCATCCCCACACTCGGCCCGAAGAAGGCGCTGACACTCTACGAGGAGCTGGGCATCTCCTCGGTCGACGAACTCACCGACGCCATCCACGAGGAGCGGCTGCGCGACCTCAAGGGCTTCGGGCCGAAGACGGAGGAGAACATCCTCCACGGCATCGGTCTGCTGAAGTCCGCCGGCGACCGTGTCCGGCTCGACACCGCCATGGACCTCGCCGAGGACATCGTCGCCGAGCTGTCCCGGGTGACCGGCTGCCGCCGCTGCGCGTACGCCGGATCGCTGCGCCGCCTCCGCGAGACGATCGGGGACATCGACATCCTCGTCGCGGCGAAGAGGTCCGCGCCCTTCATGCGGGCGTTCACCGAACTGCCGTACGTCACCGAGGTCATCGCGCACGGCGAGACCAAGACATCGGTGCGCACCGGCAACGGCCTGGCCGTCGACCTGCGCGTCGTACCGCCCGATTCCTGGGGCGCGGGCCTGCTGTACTTCACCGGTGCGAAAGCACACAACATCCGGATCCGGGACATGGCCGTACGCCAGGGGCTCAAGCTCTCCGAGTACGGACTGTTCGACGTCGAGAGCGGCGAGAAGATTGTCTCCGCGACCGAGGAGGACGTGTACGCGCGGCTCGGTCTGCCGTGGATCCCTCCGACGCTGCGCGAGGACCGCGGCGAGATCGAGGCCGGGCTGCGCGACGAGCTGCCCGACCTGATCACGGAGACGGACATCCGGGGCGATCTGCACACCCACACCGACCTCACCGACGGCCTCGCCCCGCTGGAGGAGATGGCCGCCGCGGCCGCCGAGCGCGGCTACGCCTACTACGCGATCACCGACCACGGCCCGAACCTGTACATGCAGCAGATGACCGACGAGCGGATGCTGGCCCAGCGCGCACGCGTACGAGAACTCGACGGCGCCCTCCGGGCGCGCGGCGGTCGGCGTGGGATGCGGCTGCTGCACGGCGCGGAACTGAACATCGACCCCGACGGCGACGTGGACTGGCCGGAGGAGTTCCTCGCCGGGTTCGACCTGTGCGTGGCCTCGGTGCACTCGCACTTCAACCAGGGACGCGAGGCACTGACCCGTCGGCTGGTCCGGGCCTGCGAGAACCCGTATGTGAACATCATCGGCCACCCCACCACCCGCCTCATCGGCAGACGGCCGGGCATCGACGCCGACCTCGACGAGGTCTTCGCCGCCTGTGCCCGGACCGGCACGGCCCTGGAGATCAACGCCCACCCGGACCGGCTCGACCTGTCCGACGAGCACATCCTGCGGGCCGGCAGGCACGGGGTGCGGTTCGCCGTCGACACCGACGCCCACTCGGTGCTCCACCTGGCCAACCTGCGCTACGGCGTCGGCACGGCCCAGCGCGGCTGGCTGACCAAGGGCGACGTGATCAACACCTGGCCGGAGACCCGGCTGCGGCGCTTCCTGCGCAAAGGCCGGCCCGGCTGA
- a CDS encoding sugar ABC transporter ATP-binding protein — protein MHDAHDTSAQALPPSGTRPPLVRVRGLAKRFGGTLALAGVDLDVHAGSVLALLGPNGAGKSTLIKVLAGVHRADSGRITVDGHPLGSHAATHRMSFIHQDLGLVEWMTVAENIALSTGYARRAGLISWPRTRERCTEALRLVGGHLDPGTTVAQLAPAERSLVAIARALAARARLIVLDEPTARLPTADCARLFRVLHALRDRGHGILYVSHRLDEVYEVADTFAVLRDGRLVSHGPLAGHSPARLVHDITGEEPSGHRPATAAKGRSATTAPAVLTLDAVRTPGAGPVDLELRAGEALGLVGLSGAGHMDLGRALAGARPLLGGRALLDGRPYRPRTVAEAVGRGVALVPGDRQREGCLAELTVRENLLANPGAGDRPAPRWIGPRRERAEAAALIERFSVRPRDGEAAIATLSGGNQQKVMIGRWLRTGLRLLILEEPTASVDIGAKAAIHRLLDEALADGLAVLLISTDFEEVAGVCGRALVFVRGSVTAEPSGPALTAAGLTRAASATPLPGSTTNR, from the coding sequence GTGCACGACGCCCACGACACCTCTGCGCAGGCGCTCCCGCCCAGCGGGACGCGGCCACCGCTGGTCCGTGTACGCGGGCTCGCCAAGCGGTTCGGCGGGACCCTCGCGCTGGCCGGAGTCGACCTCGACGTCCACGCCGGCAGCGTGCTCGCGCTGCTCGGCCCCAACGGAGCCGGGAAATCCACCCTCATCAAGGTGCTCGCCGGCGTCCACCGCGCCGACTCGGGACGGATCACGGTGGACGGACACCCGCTCGGCAGCCACGCCGCCACCCACCGCATGTCCTTCATCCACCAGGATCTCGGCCTCGTCGAGTGGATGACGGTCGCCGAGAACATCGCCCTGAGCACCGGATACGCACGCCGCGCCGGACTGATCTCCTGGCCGCGCACCCGGGAGCGCTGCACGGAGGCTTTGCGGCTCGTCGGCGGACACCTCGACCCCGGCACAACCGTGGCCCAGCTCGCCCCGGCCGAGCGTTCCCTCGTCGCCATCGCGCGAGCCCTGGCGGCACGGGCGAGGCTCATCGTCCTCGACGAGCCGACCGCCCGCCTCCCGACCGCCGACTGCGCCCGGCTGTTCCGCGTCCTGCACGCCCTGCGCGACCGCGGCCACGGCATCCTCTACGTCAGCCACCGCCTGGACGAGGTCTACGAGGTCGCCGACACCTTCGCCGTACTGCGCGACGGCCGCCTCGTCAGCCACGGCCCGCTGGCCGGCCACAGCCCCGCCCGACTCGTGCACGACATCACCGGCGAGGAGCCCTCCGGCCACCGCCCCGCCACGGCCGCGAAAGGCCGAAGCGCCACCACCGCCCCGGCCGTCCTGACCCTCGACGCCGTACGGACCCCCGGCGCCGGACCGGTCGACCTGGAACTCCGGGCCGGGGAAGCCCTGGGCCTCGTCGGCCTCTCGGGCGCCGGACACATGGACCTCGGCCGAGCCCTCGCGGGCGCCCGGCCCCTCCTCGGCGGACGGGCGCTGCTCGACGGCCGACCGTACCGCCCCCGTACGGTCGCCGAAGCCGTCGGACGCGGTGTCGCCCTCGTGCCCGGCGACCGGCAGCGGGAGGGCTGCCTCGCCGAGCTGACCGTACGGGAGAACCTCCTGGCCAACCCCGGCGCGGGAGACCGACCGGCGCCGCGCTGGATCGGCCCCCGCCGCGAACGCGCCGAGGCGGCCGCACTGATCGAACGGTTCTCGGTGCGTCCCCGCGACGGCGAGGCGGCCATCGCCACCCTCTCCGGTGGCAACCAGCAGAAGGTCATGATCGGCCGCTGGCTGCGGACGGGCCTGCGCCTGCTGATCCTGGAGGAGCCGACGGCGAGCGTGGACATCGGCGCCAAGGCCGCGATCCACCGTCTGCTCGACGAGGCACTCGCCGACGGCCTCGCGGTCCTGCTCATCTCCACCGACTTCGAGGAGGTCGCGGGGGTGTGCGGCCGCGCCCTGGTCTTCGTCCGGGGCTCCGTGACCGCCGAACCGAGCGGTCCGGCCCTCACGGCCGCGGGCCTCACCCGGGCGGCATCGGCCACGCCCCTTCCCGGAAGCACGACCAACCGGTGA
- a CDS encoding GDSL-type esterase/lipase family protein — protein MQTSPHPARSHASGRGLATALTAVLVACLLSLTGVTRANAAPGDGSVSDPHIAYVGRWDTSSGTTAVANWTGAYLQTAFTGTTVKVKARDAVNFYVSVDGGPDVFHAGVRGTVNLTPQPLPAGTHTLRITYRSGDTVFQGLVLDSGARTIAPDTPSGLIEFVGDSITAGALTDRLALDSYAWKTGERLGMRHTQVARAGYCLVAQSGCTGLSCQFFKSAGTGGTDWDFSRYRASAVVINLGTNDIGHGVSGAAFQSAYTTFLRDIRAKYPNAVLFAVQTLKKRYVTETRAAVTARTNAGDTKVRYVDTSGWLTDGTDYEDGNGHPNEAGHTKFANRLAPVVSTALAGAAVKAAAPGQPGDPNIRFVGRWDTAGSTTAYTPYWAGAYYRVGFTGRTVQLKQRGTIDFWARIDDGPVKFYDDVKGTVNLTPAALAAGRHTLQVNYQVVAGSYRGDAVFQGLVLDSGATTFAPPAPSKLIEFVGDSITVGTTTSQNARTAYGWLIGERLGTEHTQIAQGGACLVAAADGCVGLERQFTKLNPNAATPDWDPTRYRADAVVINLGTNDVGHGVSSAQFQAAYSSLLRKVRAAHPQAWIFALETFRGRYVPQTEAAVQAAVSGGDSRVSFVDTTGWLGSGDLTDSVHPNDQGHRVVADRLAPIIAARIGG, from the coding sequence ATGCAGACCTCCCCCCACCCGGCCCGCTCTCACGCGTCCGGACGAGGCCTCGCAACCGCCCTCACAGCCGTCCTGGTCGCCTGTCTGCTGTCCCTGACCGGCGTCACCCGGGCCAACGCCGCCCCCGGAGACGGCTCGGTGTCCGACCCCCACATCGCCTACGTCGGCCGCTGGGACACGAGTTCGGGGACGACGGCCGTGGCCAACTGGACCGGCGCGTACCTGCAGACGGCGTTCACCGGCACCACGGTCAAGGTGAAGGCCAGAGACGCGGTCAACTTCTATGTGAGCGTCGACGGCGGCCCCGACGTCTTCCACGCGGGCGTACGCGGCACGGTGAACCTCACCCCCCAGCCCCTGCCCGCGGGCACCCACACCCTGCGGATCACCTACCGTTCCGGCGACACCGTCTTCCAGGGACTGGTCCTGGACTCCGGCGCCCGCACGATCGCACCCGACACCCCGTCCGGGCTGATCGAGTTCGTCGGCGACTCCATCACCGCCGGCGCCCTCACCGACCGGCTGGCGCTCGACTCGTACGCCTGGAAGACCGGCGAGCGGCTGGGGATGCGGCACACCCAGGTCGCCCGCGCCGGGTACTGCCTCGTCGCCCAGTCCGGATGCACCGGGCTGAGCTGCCAGTTCTTCAAGTCGGCCGGCACGGGTGGCACGGACTGGGACTTCTCCCGCTACCGGGCGAGCGCCGTCGTCATCAACCTCGGCACCAACGACATCGGGCACGGGGTGTCCGGCGCGGCCTTCCAGTCGGCGTACACCACGTTCCTGCGCGACATCCGCGCCAAGTACCCGAACGCGGTCCTCTTCGCCGTCCAGACCCTCAAGAAGCGCTATGTCACCGAGACCAGGGCCGCCGTCACGGCCCGCACGAACGCCGGTGACACCAAGGTCCGTTACGTCGACACGAGCGGCTGGCTCACCGACGGCACCGACTACGAGGACGGCAACGGTCACCCCAACGAGGCGGGACACACCAAGTTCGCGAACCGGCTGGCTCCCGTCGTCAGCACGGCCCTGGCCGGTGCCGCTGTGAAGGCCGCGGCTCCCGGGCAGCCCGGCGACCCGAACATCAGGTTCGTCGGACGCTGGGACACCGCCGGCTCCACCACCGCGTACACGCCGTACTGGGCGGGCGCGTACTACCGCGTCGGCTTCACCGGCCGGACCGTCCAGCTGAAGCAGCGCGGCACCATCGACTTCTGGGCCCGGATCGACGACGGGCCCGTGAAGTTCTACGACGACGTCAAGGGCACGGTGAACCTGACGCCGGCCGCGCTGGCGGCCGGCCGCCACACCCTCCAGGTCAACTACCAGGTGGTCGCGGGCTCCTACCGTGGCGACGCCGTCTTCCAGGGGCTGGTCCTCGACAGCGGTGCGACGACCTTCGCCCCGCCCGCGCCGTCCAAGCTGATCGAGTTCGTCGGCGACTCGATCACCGTGGGCACGACGACCTCGCAGAACGCCCGTACCGCCTACGGCTGGCTGATCGGCGAACGGCTCGGCACCGAGCACACCCAGATCGCGCAGGGCGGCGCCTGTCTCGTCGCCGCGGCGGACGGCTGCGTGGGCCTGGAACGGCAGTTCACCAAGCTCAACCCCAACGCGGCGACCCCCGACTGGGACCCGACCCGCTACCGGGCCGACGCGGTCGTCATCAACCTCGGCACCAACGACGTGGGCCACGGCGTGAGTTCGGCCCAGTTCCAGGCGGCCTACAGCAGCTTGCTGCGCAAGGTCCGTGCCGCCCATCCGCAGGCCTGGATCTTCGCTCTGGAGACCTTCCGGGGACGGTACGTCCCGCAGACCGAGGCGGCCGTCCAAGCGGCGGTGAGCGGCGGCGACTCCCGGGTCTCCTTCGTCGACACCACGGGCTGGCTGGGTTCCGGCGACCTCACGGACTCGGTCCACCCCAACGACCAGGGCCACCGGGTCGTCGCCGACCGCCTGGCCCCGATCATCGCGGCCAGGATCGGCGGCTGA
- a CDS encoding DUF4394 domain-containing protein, with protein MKAGTRKRIAAALAVMATSTALMLSTPGTGSAAPAATPSLRAFGISGDGTLMATFTTDRPDVLNWVRTITNLSGDTALVGIDFRVQDGLLYGVGNKGGIYTIKTPPATQDVVVTKVSQLQYALTGTQFGVDFNPAADRLRVISDNGQNLRHNLNDHSTIQDLNLTTPPTEGTTKGVTAAAYTNNDLNGATATTLFDINTNSDQVVIQSPANNGTLAPTGSLGIDAQLKAGMDIYSTLSGGKTVDNAAFASLTPYGAGNPSLYSINVFTGEASFIKQFPLNITDLAISLTGS; from the coding sequence ATGAAGGCAGGCACAAGAAAGAGAATCGCGGCGGCTCTGGCGGTCATGGCCACCTCGACGGCGCTCATGCTGAGCACACCGGGCACCGGTTCGGCCGCCCCCGCCGCCACCCCCAGCCTGCGCGCGTTCGGGATCAGCGGTGACGGCACCCTGATGGCCACGTTCACGACCGACCGGCCGGACGTGCTCAACTGGGTCAGGACCATCACCAATCTCAGCGGCGACACGGCCCTGGTCGGCATCGACTTCCGGGTGCAGGACGGTCTGCTGTACGGCGTCGGCAACAAGGGCGGCATCTACACCATCAAGACCCCGCCGGCCACCCAGGACGTCGTGGTCACCAAGGTGTCCCAGCTCCAGTACGCGCTGACCGGCACGCAGTTCGGCGTCGACTTCAATCCGGCGGCCGACCGGCTGCGCGTGATCAGCGACAACGGCCAGAACCTGCGACACAACCTCAACGACCACTCGACCATCCAGGACCTGAACCTCACCACCCCGCCGACCGAGGGCACGACCAAGGGCGTCACCGCCGCCGCTTACACGAACAACGACCTCAACGGGGCCACAGCGACCACGCTGTTCGACATCAACACCAACAGCGACCAGGTCGTCATCCAGTCCCCGGCCAACAACGGCACGCTCGCCCCGACCGGGAGCCTCGGCATCGACGCCCAGCTCAAGGCCGGCATGGACATCTACAGCACCCTGAGCGGCGGCAAGACGGTCGACAACGCCGCCTTCGCCTCCCTCACCCCGTACGGTGCCGGCAATCCTTCGCTGTACAGCATCAATGTCTTCACCGGCGAGGCGAGCTTCATCAAACAGTTCCCCCTGAACATCACCGACCTGGCCATCAGCCTCACCGGCAGCTGA
- a CDS encoding substrate-binding domain-containing protein yields the protein MPGVRNARSAIATLLAVATVLLSGCDRGSSNDEGDTASGRSGCPAVQAKAQAAVSRADRTDVPWGGPTSGPKAVTGRTLVYVAQTMTNPGVAGAADGVREAAKVIGWNVRVIDGGGTPAGIQAAMSEAVALRPSGIVIGGFDPNATSQQVARADEAGIPLIGWHAVASPGPSTRPRLFTNITTQVEDVARISAQWVIENSDGNAGVVIFTDASIPFARNKSELIRKELATCAGVDLLAYENIPIPDASSRTPREISSLLSRFRNRWTHSVAINDLYFADAAPAFRAAGKEGAGPPFNIGAGDGDPSAFQRIDNEQYQAATVPEPLTLQGWQIVDEFNRAFAGRPASGYVAPVHISTADNSDGATTWNPSGYQEAYREIWDR from the coding sequence ATGCCCGGCGTTCGCAACGCCCGGTCCGCGATCGCCACGCTGCTGGCCGTGGCCACCGTCCTCCTGTCCGGTTGTGATCGCGGCTCGTCGAACGACGAGGGGGACACCGCCTCGGGCCGGAGCGGCTGCCCCGCCGTCCAGGCAAAGGCCCAGGCCGCCGTCAGCCGGGCGGATCGTACCGACGTCCCCTGGGGCGGACCGACCAGCGGCCCGAAGGCGGTGACCGGCAGAACGCTCGTCTATGTCGCCCAGACCATGACCAACCCCGGAGTCGCGGGCGCCGCCGACGGCGTCCGGGAAGCCGCGAAGGTCATCGGCTGGAACGTCCGCGTCATCGACGGCGGCGGCACCCCCGCCGGTATCCAGGCGGCGATGAGCGAGGCCGTGGCGCTCAGGCCCTCGGGCATCGTCATCGGGGGCTTCGACCCCAACGCGACCTCGCAGCAGGTCGCGCGGGCCGACGAGGCGGGTATCCCGCTCATCGGCTGGCACGCGGTCGCCTCCCCGGGCCCCAGCACACGCCCCCGGCTCTTCACCAACATCACCACCCAGGTCGAGGACGTGGCCAGGATCAGCGCGCAGTGGGTCATCGAGAACTCCGACGGCAACGCCGGGGTCGTCATCTTCACCGACGCCTCGATCCCCTTCGCCAGGAACAAGTCCGAGCTGATCAGGAAGGAACTCGCCACCTGCGCGGGCGTGGACCTGCTGGCGTACGAGAACATCCCGATCCCGGACGCGAGCAGCCGCACACCCCGCGAGATCTCCTCGCTCCTGTCCCGCTTCCGGAATCGGTGGACGCACTCCGTCGCCATCAACGACCTGTACTTCGCCGACGCCGCCCCGGCGTTCCGCGCGGCAGGCAAGGAGGGCGCAGGACCGCCCTTCAACATCGGCGCGGGTGACGGCGACCCCTCCGCCTTCCAGCGCATCGACAACGAGCAGTACCAGGCGGCCACCGTGCCCGAACCGCTCACGCTGCAGGGCTGGCAGATCGTCGACGAGTTCAACCGCGCCTTCGCAGGCCGCCCCGCCAGCGGCTATGTGGCCCCCGTCCACATCTCCACGGCCGACAACAGCGACGGCGCCACGACCTGGAACCCGTCGGGCTACCAGGAGGCCTACCGCGAGATCTGGGACAGGTGA
- a CDS encoding ABC transporter permease — MTAVPPSPRPRRPGPRSRLGPHGGQAGHLVGAYGLLALTVLLCLIFSLTLPSTFPTSDTVDSILSTQSIPAVLALAAMVPIVTGAFDLSIGYGLGLAHVMVLYLVVDGEWPWPLACLAVTAGGLVVGVLNGVIVEFGRIDSFIATLGTGSMMYAVTGWITDGGRIVPGPQGLPAAFTDLYNSTFLGLPVPAFYVLALAVALWLVLERLPLGRYLYVVGSNPRAADLVGISVRKYTVCAFAASGLIVGFAGVLLAAQQQIGNPSVGLDYLLPAFVGALLGSTAIKPGRPNALGTLVAVAVLAVGLTGIAQMGAEFWTVPLFYGGTLLLAVGLAGYSARRRVRTGVFAARDASAGTSSEPPSAPTRDGDSAGGAP, encoded by the coding sequence GTGACCGCCGTACCGCCCTCGCCCCGGCCGCGCCGCCCGGGCCCACGGAGCCGACTCGGCCCCCACGGCGGCCAGGCCGGGCACCTCGTCGGCGCCTACGGTCTCCTGGCCCTCACCGTCCTGCTCTGCCTGATCTTCTCCCTCACCCTGCCGAGCACCTTCCCCACCTCGGACACCGTCGACTCGATCCTCTCCACCCAGTCCATCCCGGCCGTCCTCGCGCTCGCCGCCATGGTCCCCATCGTGACCGGCGCGTTCGACCTGTCCATCGGGTACGGCCTCGGCCTGGCGCACGTCATGGTGCTGTACCTCGTCGTCGACGGGGAGTGGCCCTGGCCGCTCGCCTGTCTGGCGGTGACCGCAGGAGGGCTGGTCGTGGGTGTCCTCAACGGCGTCATCGTCGAGTTCGGCCGGATCGACTCCTTCATCGCCACGCTCGGGACCGGCAGCATGATGTACGCGGTGACCGGCTGGATCACCGACGGAGGCCGGATCGTCCCCGGCCCACAGGGCCTCCCCGCCGCGTTCACGGACCTCTACAACTCCACCTTCCTCGGCCTGCCGGTCCCCGCCTTCTACGTGCTCGCGCTCGCCGTCGCCCTCTGGCTGGTGCTGGAACGCCTGCCGCTCGGCCGGTACCTCTACGTCGTCGGGTCGAATCCGCGCGCCGCCGACCTCGTCGGCATCTCCGTCCGCAAGTACACCGTCTGCGCCTTCGCCGCGTCGGGGCTGATCGTCGGCTTCGCCGGAGTGCTGCTCGCGGCCCAGCAGCAGATCGGCAATCCGAGCGTCGGCCTCGACTACCTGCTGCCCGCCTTCGTCGGCGCCCTCCTCGGCTCCACCGCGATCAAACCCGGCCGCCCCAACGCCCTGGGCACCCTCGTCGCCGTCGCCGTCCTCGCCGTGGGCCTCACCGGCATCGCCCAGATGGGCGCCGAGTTCTGGACCGTCCCCCTCTTCTACGGCGGCACCCTGCTCCTCGCCGTCGGCCTGGCCGGGTACTCCGCCCGCCGCCGGGTGCGCACCGGAGTCTTCGCCGCCCGCGACGCGTCGGCCGGGACGTCGTCGGAGCCCCCGTCCGCCCCGACGCGGGACGGCGACTCGGCGGGCGGCGCTCCATGA